TAATGCTGTTCGAATCCATATCAAACTCCAAGTACTTTGAAAAGTCGGCCCtcatcctcttcctcaaCAAGATCGACCTCTTCGCCGAGAAGATTGCAGGAGGCATGAGTCCCATCAGCAAGGTTTTCCCAGACTACACCGGCGGACCCACCGATTTCGAAGCCGGAAAGGACTTTTTCGCAAACAAGTTCCGCAACCTGGTACGACAACCAAAGAAGGAGGTCTACGTCCATTACACAAACGCCACCGACACCAACTTGTTGAAGATCACCATGGCGTCGGTACAGGACATGATTGTACAGCGCAACCTCAATGCCCTGATACTATAATAATGAGCGGTCGCTACGCGCACAGCGATTTTCGCGGCCATCACAGCATCCCAATAACCGGCTGAAACGCTCGCCCACGCGAGAGCAAAGCGGAGCGTATGTCAGTTGTTGATCGACGCCTACTCAGAAGAGGTACATTGAGTAGGACCGGCATAGCAACGGACTTTTTAGTGGAAGTGAAGAAGACGACTTCCACGGCCCTTTTCTATTTTATACCCTCGATATCCCCTTCTTCTTCACattcttctcttcttcttttgtTGGCCGTTGTTCTATAACGATCTGACGACATAATTTCTCCTTTTGTCAGATACGGCAAGCGCATCTGCATCTGTAGATTGGCAGCATGCAGGTTCGGATACAGACACGCCCCGTTCACAAGCGGGTAACCAGCTGACAAATTCTGCATGTAGCGTCCCAGAAAGGGCATTAGTTTGCAATTTTGTATGCATGAGCATTCTGAGGGTGGTAGCCGCCCTGCTTTTTTCCAAAGCCTAGCGAAAGGGTACAGAATGCAGTATGTCCGATTGGCAGGGTGGACAGGGTAACATGGGGTTGAAGGACGCTAGCTACGAGCAAAATGCTGTTAATACGTTCAGGATACGCGATGTTAGGTAGAAATAAAAAGAAGACATGAGGCCCCCTCGTCGACTTCCGCGGATCGTCATACGATAACCAATACAGATCAACATAACCAGCGTTTCACATGCCCCTCACTTTACCTTAGGTTCGAGCTATTTAGCCATGTTAGTTCCCGTGGGAAGCAACGGTGCAAGATGTCAGATTAAGGCTTAGCCCCCAAGTCTGCATGCGCGGTTGGGGCGTGGTTGGCGAGGCTGATTGCGCTCCCAGCAGCGGACAGACGGCACGAACCGAACACCGAGCGCTACATAGAGTTTGTTGGAAAGGCAGATGATTGGGTAACCGGGTACATGGCGGCATACTGGAGGATGCATAGCCACCGTCGGTTCATGTTGGAGTAGGCTGGTGGGAGAGGCTGACCATGTGCCCACAGTTACACCAGCCTGGTACGCGTGATCGTGATCGTGATCGGCCGGGGAGCACAGAAGGGCGGGGTCAGCAGGTGTGGAGAGCAGTGAAAAGCAAGGCACGCGGACAATGCAAGCTGAAGGACGTTGGGAGGCCCATCCATGTACTAGTCGACTGACTTACTCGCCGCGTGAAGTATATCATCTCGTCCAAGCCCGGGTTCCGATCTGGACTCGTGACTTGTGCTAGTGCCATTCGGGGAAACGTCGGCGCGTAGCGAGTTGCGGCAAGTCCTGACTGATAGCCGCCTTGAGCCTCATCAACCACCGTCATACCGTCATTCCGTCATATCTGCCCCCCTAGCGAGCCATGTTCTCGCCAGCTGTTGGCAGAGTCGCTCGCTCTGCAAACACTCTCTCCACTGCTGCCTTTGCCCGATGCGCACTGAACGCATGCGCTCGCTCCGCCCTCACTTCGACTGCGCCGCAGCAACCCCTCCACCAGCGGCGCTACTCTTCCTCGAAGCCCTTGACCCCACCGAATAGCAAGAAGAAGCCTGCTGGAATAGATCAGAATGCTACCGCCGAGCTGCAAGGAGCGGGGAAGCGGTCAAAGGAGCTGGGCCGGGTGGAGAAGCAGTCTACTGCAACCATAGGCAAGAACGTGCCCTATGTAGCACCTACAAATCACCTGCGGGAAGATGGTACGATTTACGAGACTTGAATTGTTTGTTTACAAGCTGACATAAACAGATGTCAAATTATCCGCCTTCTTCGGCCTCCATCGCCCCATTTCCATTTCGCGATCGTTTCCGAACGCAGTTTCACCCGCCGAGTTTGATGCCTTCTTCGACGTAGATCGCTCAAGTAGCATTAACAAAATGAAAACAACGCAACAAGTCCTGAGTGGATTCTTGAGGCGCGTACAGGACGAGATGGACGTGCAAGAAGAGCAACGGGCCGACGCAGCACTGGCCGAGCAAGAGGTATATCACCTCGACGGCCAACTCACGCAAGAACGTGTAGAAAGCTGGGCGGCCGACCTCCATCCTTTCCAACCCCCGCCAGCACCTGAACCATACGACGCAGTTGCAAACGTGCCAGCGTCAGAGCCGGAGTCATATTCTGCCGAGCGTCTCTCTGCCAGCATCAATGAGCGCGTAACCGAGGTTCCCCTGCCTTCGGACGAGAGTGGTCCGAGGACGTTTCGTGAACATGTTGAACAGCGGCGGTACGGCATGTACATGATTAGCGTCAAGAGGCAAAGAAAGCTCAAAATGAAGAAGCACAAGTACAAGAAGCTCATGAAGAGGACGAGGCTGTTGCGAAGGAAATTGGATAGGACATAGTGAATACATTGCGACGGCGTTATGGGTACGGATTCGCCTTGTCGAAGAGGGCGACTTGCGTTGTCGTGTGGATTGTCAGCATCGGACTTTCATGCAAGCGGCGTTCCGAAATAGCGCGCGCTACCCTACGGCTCGGTCTTCGGAAGGCATTAGGAACAAACTCGACTATCATCTTTTGAACATTGCGTAATCCCTGGTGTTCATGATCATTGTTTCACGCCTATAGCCTTGGAACATGGCCGCGTCCTCTTTCCTAACTAATTCTAGTAACAAATCACCTCACGACCTACCACTTTCCTTGCATTGTGTTTGATTTCTCGGTGTTTGCTTATGCGTTGCAATAGTAGAACAGATATCACATTTCGAATCGAAGCCAAGTCGAAACCGCATTGGCCATGGCCGCTGTCAAACGAGGCGTCGTCGGGCGCCTTCAGGTGTAGCTCCGCGTCGCAAAGTCACATGAAACCCCACCGCGACTGAGCATGTCGCAACGCCCACAACGTCAGGCGCCGGCTAGTAGCAACCCCAACCCCACACCCTTGTGTCGATACCGGTTGGAACCGCACGTAAGCCTCAATCGGATTCCCTAAGGCGAAGCGAAGTCGCAGTCGGGCAATCATACGTTCCAGCACGCCCAACTACGCATGACGCCTTGGCGAGAACGTTCCTTGAGTCATTTTTCCCGCTGTTTTCCAACCCCCCGCCATGTTCTGGACAGCGGATCGAAGGGTGCAAGGCAGGTGTCGATGCATGAATGAGACAAGTGATTGATCCTTCCGCGTTCTTCCTTGACAGGGCGCCTATCCTCAGGAACGCAAGGCGTCATTGTACAAGGCCACGCCTGTATATAAGGCTTGTATACCTCCGCCCAATATTGAAGGCCATCAACTTCGACATCAGCCAGTCAACAGTAGCCACCAGCATCTTCTTCGCTTCGTCCTTTCGCTTTTTCAAGCACTTTTCATTCATTCGCCCAGGTCGGCTCTTTACTTCCTAAACTTACATCCTTTCTCTTCAAGAGCTAGTCTCTCGTTTTCCAACCCATAAACCTTATACCTTTCACCTCCCCCACAACACAAACATGGTTTCCAAAACTTTCATTCTCATGGCGGCTATCGCCTACGTCGAGGCTCGTTTCGGTCAGGAGCAAGTGCCCATTGCTGCCATCCAAGCAGTCCAGGGAGGCAACCCCGGTGAGGCTGCT
The sequence above is a segment of the Pyrenophora tritici-repentis strain M4 chromosome 3, whole genome shotgun sequence genome. Coding sequences within it:
- a CDS encoding mitochondrial 37S ribosomal protein mS38, with protein sequence MFSPAVGRVARSANTLSTAAFARCALNACARSALTSTAPQQPLHQRRYSSSKPLTPPNSKKKPAGIDQNATAELQGAGKRSKELGRVEKQSTATIGKNVPYVAPTNHLREDDVKLSAFFGLHRPISISRSFPNAVSPAEFDAFFDVDRSSSINKMKTTQQVLSGFLRRVQDEMDVQEEQRADAALAEQEVYHLDGQLTQERVESWAADLHPFQPPPAPEPYDAVANVPASEPESYSAERLSASINERVTEVPLPSDESGPRTFREHVEQRRYGMYMISVKRQRKLKMKKHKYKKLMKRTRLLRRKLDRT